Proteins co-encoded in one Listeria ivanovii subsp. ivanovii genomic window:
- the flgK gene encoding flagellar hook-associated protein FlgK has translation MRLSDFNTSLSGMSAAQIANMVAQQNISNMNTPGYIRQAVDQQALYSDGGLLGGNKQTGYGVKVTDIKRLTNVALTTQYNNQIAKQSASLYESGALNQALNLFGTPGKNTPSDNLDNFFTAWGALAKNPDQATNTTALLSSMTIFTDQLNQLHSGLKELETTITADTEAALKDLNTLIKKLGSINKAIGNAGSNPPNDLLNQRDQILTTMSGYAGISVSAHPNNPDVYDVTIGGRLVVQGDETTEITSTRTASGFEFSVSGQTLNMPAGSISASVRVNQNEIKSYQDKIETFSNGLAKALDDIQVKNVNKIMDDLQKIGDALQANPNDEKLLSNREELLRQLEKFPGVTRAGDTIDIGGTSHSIDSLGTSTYVNDVSDFSIPIFVQNAGKWTINPTITNNAENKPFLGVIAADIASLKIDKNIEGTTFPNFMDGIITEVATDASKSSATSTADSQALSSLSESKSSLEGVNIDEEMTNIMQYQSYYVANTKAMNTVNDMMKALLAML, from the coding sequence GTGCGTTTAAGTGATTTTAATACGTCATTATCGGGCATGTCAGCGGCGCAAATCGCTAATATGGTCGCTCAGCAAAATATTAGTAATATGAATACGCCTGGCTATATTAGGCAAGCAGTGGATCAACAAGCGCTTTATAGTGATGGCGGGCTTCTAGGTGGAAACAAGCAAACGGGATACGGAGTCAAAGTTACAGACATAAAACGACTGACAAATGTAGCACTTACGACGCAATACAACAATCAAATTGCCAAACAATCTGCTTCGTTATACGAAAGTGGCGCATTAAACCAAGCATTAAATTTATTTGGAACACCTGGTAAAAATACGCCAAGTGATAATTTAGATAACTTTTTCACTGCTTGGGGTGCACTTGCAAAAAATCCCGACCAAGCAACCAATACAACTGCACTTCTTTCAAGCATGACGATTTTTACCGATCAATTAAACCAACTTCATTCAGGCTTAAAAGAACTAGAAACAACCATTACTGCTGACACAGAAGCGGCCTTGAAAGACTTAAACACATTAATTAAAAAACTTGGCAGTATCAATAAAGCAATTGGGAATGCTGGTTCCAACCCACCAAACGATTTACTAAATCAACGGGACCAAATTTTAACGACCATGTCAGGATATGCAGGGATTTCTGTGAGCGCCCACCCGAATAATCCAGACGTATACGATGTGACAATTGGCGGTCGCTTAGTTGTTCAAGGCGACGAAACGACTGAAATTACTTCAACGCGTACAGCAAGCGGTTTTGAATTCTCCGTAAGCGGTCAAACGCTAAATATGCCAGCAGGTTCCATTAGTGCTTCCGTTCGCGTCAATCAAAACGAAATTAAATCCTATCAAGATAAAATCGAAACTTTTTCAAATGGCTTAGCGAAAGCGCTAGATGATATTCAAGTAAAAAACGTCAATAAAATAATGGACGATTTACAAAAAATAGGTGATGCGCTCCAAGCAAATCCAAATGATGAAAAACTACTTAGTAATCGCGAAGAACTTTTACGTCAATTGGAAAAATTCCCTGGGGTAACACGCGCTGGAGACACAATTGATATTGGCGGAACGAGCCATTCGATTGATTCACTTGGCACTAGCACTTATGTAAATGATGTGAGCGACTTTTCGATACCAATTTTTGTTCAAAATGCGGGAAAATGGACGATTAATCCTACAATTACAAATAATGCAGAAAACAAACCATTCTTAGGTGTGATTGCTGCTGATATCGCTTCTTTAAAAATAGATAAAAATATCGAAGGAACCACTTTTCCAAATTTTATGGATGGAATAATTACCGAAGTAGCAACAGATGCAAGTAAAAGTAGTGCAACGTCTACCGCAGATTCACAAGCTTTAAGTTCACTTTCAGAGTCCAAATCGTCTCTTGAAGGAGTCAATATTGATGAAGAAATGACGAACATTATGCAGTACCAAAGTTATTATGTAGCAAACACGAAAGCAATGAATACCGTAAACGATATGATGAAAGCACTCTTAGCAATGTTATAA
- a CDS encoding flagellar hook-associated protein 3 — translation MRISTNQQANTIINQLNNVSGNLAKYQLQVSSGKKYESMSQNPGATAQILSYNHVLSQLNREKTDVTEAKSLLNTAETSLSSMTTSMNRVNALVLQAINGTSDKNNMSQSAEEIKGLLGVLLSVANAEDDGRYVFSGSSTSVKPFTTDKTTGEIIYNGTTENKNFRVTDTLEVEVFHDGSAMIDVFNNIQKIVDAMKTGDKDALSGLQEINSQNIEVITNSMTNIGGQKNGVAAYDNVLSSKITDFSERKSNVEEVNMPEAVSNLNKTSIAYQAALQSSVMVQKLSILNYM, via the coding sequence ATGCGAATTTCAACGAACCAACAAGCAAATACAATTATTAATCAGTTGAACAATGTCTCAGGAAATCTTGCTAAATACCAATTACAAGTTTCATCTGGGAAGAAATATGAGTCAATGAGCCAAAATCCTGGTGCGACGGCGCAAATTTTATCTTATAACCACGTACTTAGCCAGTTAAACCGCGAAAAGACTGATGTGACAGAAGCTAAGTCGTTACTAAATACGGCAGAAACGTCCCTTTCTTCGATGACAACCTCGATGAACCGAGTGAACGCGTTAGTTTTACAAGCGATTAATGGCACGAGTGATAAAAATAATATGTCTCAATCAGCTGAAGAAATTAAAGGATTACTAGGTGTACTTCTTTCCGTTGCTAATGCAGAAGATGATGGACGATACGTTTTTAGTGGGTCAAGCACTAGCGTTAAGCCATTTACAACCGATAAAACAACCGGCGAAATCATTTACAACGGGACAACTGAAAATAAAAACTTCCGTGTTACTGACACGCTCGAAGTCGAAGTTTTCCACGACGGAAGCGCGATGATCGATGTATTTAATAATATCCAAAAAATTGTCGACGCAATGAAAACTGGCGACAAAGACGCACTTTCTGGCTTGCAAGAAATTAATAGCCAAAATATTGAAGTTATCACCAATTCGATGACCAATATTGGTGGGCAAAAAAATGGTGTTGCTGCTTATGATAATGTGCTTTCCAGCAAAATCACCGACTTCTCAGAACGCAAATCGAATGTAGAAGAAGTGAACATGCCAGAAGCAGTAAGCAATTTAAATAAAACATCTATTGCCTACCAAGCAGCATTGCAATCAAGTGTCATGGTACAAAAATTAAGCATTCTAAATTATATGTGA
- a CDS encoding flagellar hook-associated protein 2, giving the protein MGSSIATSLMDPTQYYSQFISLQKASLEKAKTPYQNQISSYQSRIDLYASLKNALSDSLKTMSSFTTYESKTKLATSSNETSFTVSSTSSSVNGSYSIEVQNLATADTYNKAVPDIEAKIGVSGTIKINGKEIKVDADSSMKNVMNTINSAGAKVNLYTLGENMVVTSATTGVENSIKFEGDAAVLEALGLVQNSPDHLAAEDAKLRINGATVTSATNKVTNYIPGVTINLKKETTGTEKLTIQDQSDENAAKMITSFVNTYNALTSTMKTYTGKGTILQASLADLEANRALNNVFQHKKDGNTLFDFGISVDKEGVLKVDETAMKKIVAEDPTAVERFFFGIGGLGDELYQSLNKTFGSTGFITDETTSMSNEINKLNLKLTDITSRNDTLLTNITDQYNKWLEMMQAMQSDAMTLDALIDGMNSSNK; this is encoded by the coding sequence GTGGGAAGTTCGATTGCAACCAGTTTAATGGACCCAACGCAATATTATTCACAATTTATTAGTCTTCAAAAAGCAAGTTTAGAAAAAGCGAAAACGCCTTATCAAAACCAAATTTCTAGCTATCAGTCACGAATTGATCTTTACGCCAGTTTGAAAAATGCTTTATCTGATTCACTGAAAACGATGAGTTCTTTTACTACATACGAAAGCAAAACAAAACTCGCAACATCTTCCAATGAAACAAGTTTTACCGTTTCTTCGACGAGCAGTTCTGTTAATGGCAGTTATTCGATTGAAGTACAAAATCTTGCAACAGCAGACACATACAATAAAGCTGTTCCAGACATTGAAGCAAAGATCGGCGTGAGTGGTACGATCAAAATTAATGGTAAAGAAATCAAAGTAGACGCAGATAGCTCAATGAAAAATGTCATGAATACAATTAACAGCGCCGGAGCTAAAGTGAATTTATATACATTAGGCGAAAATATGGTTGTGACTTCAGCAACAACAGGTGTAGAAAACAGTATTAAATTCGAAGGTGATGCCGCTGTTTTAGAAGCGCTCGGTTTAGTACAAAATTCCCCAGACCACTTAGCTGCCGAAGATGCCAAGTTACGAATCAACGGGGCCACTGTCACTAGCGCAACGAACAAAGTAACAAACTACATCCCAGGAGTTACGATTAACCTCAAAAAAGAAACCACTGGCACGGAAAAATTAACTATCCAAGACCAATCCGATGAAAATGCCGCGAAAATGATTACTAGTTTTGTAAATACATACAACGCACTAACAAGCACAATGAAAACTTATACGGGAAAAGGAACTATTTTACAAGCCTCTCTTGCCGATTTAGAAGCTAATCGCGCACTAAACAATGTTTTCCAACACAAAAAAGATGGAAATACTTTATTTGATTTTGGTATTAGTGTCGACAAAGAAGGCGTTTTAAAAGTAGATGAAACAGCAATGAAAAAAATCGTAGCCGAAGATCCAACCGCCGTTGAAAGATTTTTCTTTGGTATTGGTGGGCTTGGCGACGAACTTTATCAATCTTTGAACAAAACATTTGGCTCGACTGGTTTTATTACAGATGAAACTACCTCGATGTCGAATGAAATCAATAAATTAAACTTAAAACTGACCGATATTACTAGCAGAAATGACACACTACTAACGAATATTACCGATCAATATAACAAATGGCTGGAAATGATGCAGGCGATGCAAAGTGATGCAATGACACTAGATGCGCTAATTGACGGCATGAACAGTTCTAATAAATAA
- the fliS gene encoding flagellar export chaperone FliS has translation MQAWKRYTQNELNTSNPIKNTIYIYERCIIEFKKVEKALEALHFSEADLILDKMEKIFEELKLQLNPEAGQELYDNIFGLYEWISEQIRQMQLLKQPVNIDTIIHVITQLKEGYEGVMKHESSKDTFG, from the coding sequence ATGCAAGCTTGGAAACGATATACCCAAAATGAACTAAATACAAGCAACCCCATCAAAAACACGATTTATATATACGAACGTTGTATTATCGAATTTAAAAAGGTAGAAAAAGCACTAGAAGCACTACATTTTTCTGAAGCAGATTTGATTCTCGATAAAATGGAAAAAATCTTTGAAGAATTAAAATTACAACTAAATCCAGAAGCCGGTCAAGAATTATACGATAATATTTTTGGACTATACGAATGGATTTCTGAACAAATTCGCCAAATGCAATTACTAAAACAACCAGTTAACATCGACACAATCATTCACGTCATCACGCAGCTGAAAGAAGGCTACGAGGGAGTGATGAAACATGAATCAAGCAAAGACACATTTGGCTGA
- the flgB gene encoding flagellar basal body rod protein FlgB, whose protein sequence is MENYTTHIGNYLNYLQTANQVVSNNIANANTSNFKASEASFEESLGSSLRLSGQNNEATTGSLTKTNNKHLAGTEIDQTNAKVTTKSGSINEDGNNVNVTSEMISLTKNNQMYALAISALNYNSSINTAARGK, encoded by the coding sequence GTGGAAAATTACACTACGCATATTGGTAATTATTTAAATTATCTCCAAACTGCCAACCAAGTAGTTTCGAATAATATCGCCAATGCCAATACGTCGAACTTCAAAGCAAGCGAGGCGAGCTTTGAAGAATCGCTTGGATCAAGTCTTCGTCTGTCTGGTCAAAATAATGAGGCAACAACAGGCAGTTTAACTAAGACGAACAACAAACATTTAGCTGGCACAGAAATAGACCAAACAAATGCAAAAGTAACAACTAAAAGCGGTTCTATTAATGAAGATGGCAACAATGTAAATGTCACTTCTGAAATGATTAGCTTAACGAAAAATAATCAAATGTACGCGCTCGCGATCAGTGCACTCAACTATAACTCATCAATCAACACAGCAGCTCGTGGAAAGTAA
- the flgC gene encoding flagellar basal body rod protein FlgC codes for MFEGINTSGSALNAAKQWMEVSSNNIANADSSAAPGETPFLRKRVVMSEISPFETALTGTKGVKVSEISSDTGSVKRVYDPTHPNANEAGYVNYANVDMTAEMTNLMVGQKMYAANTSALQANEKMMEKDLEIGKV; via the coding sequence ATGTTTGAAGGGATAAATACAAGTGGCTCGGCGTTAAATGCTGCGAAACAATGGATGGAAGTTAGTTCTAATAATATTGCGAACGCGGACTCAAGCGCTGCACCTGGCGAAACACCTTTCCTTAGAAAACGTGTCGTCATGTCAGAAATAAGCCCATTCGAAACCGCACTTACCGGTACAAAAGGCGTCAAAGTAAGTGAAATATCCAGTGATACAGGCAGTGTTAAGCGCGTCTATGATCCAACACATCCAAATGCAAATGAAGCCGGCTATGTAAATTACGCAAACGTTGATATGACTGCCGAAATGACCAACTTAATGGTCGGTCAAAAAATGTATGCTGCAAATACCTCTGCTTTACAAGCAAATGAAAAAATGATGGAAAAAGATTTAGAGATAGGAAAAGTATAA
- the fliE gene encoding flagellar hook-basal body complex protein FliE, which yields MAIESINAARVLPKVTLGETAKTDSAAGAGNTFTQMLDSMSDVQSNAQNSVSNLLTTGEGNASDVLIQMKKAESEMKTAAVIRDNVIESYKQLLNMQV from the coding sequence ATGGCAATTGAAAGTATTAATGCAGCAAGGGTCCTACCCAAAGTTACGCTTGGTGAGACCGCAAAAACAGATAGCGCGGCTGGTGCCGGAAATACCTTCACGCAAATGCTGGATAGTATGAGTGATGTACAATCAAACGCACAAAATTCTGTTTCCAACCTATTAACTACCGGAGAAGGAAATGCAAGTGATGTACTTATTCAAATGAAAAAAGCAGAATCAGAAATGAAAACTGCTGCGGTCATTCGTGATAATGTAATCGAAAGCTACAAACAGCTTTTAAATATGCAAGTGTAG
- the fliF gene encoding flagellar basal-body MS-ring/collar protein FliF: protein MAKIKTMYSKLKNWHKGAIFVGLFVVVTVFLLYLNTPKTEITLYKNLSETGQQQVTDQLAKMGVDYTVDKSGNILVDEKVETLVRDKFADLGIPYTGQDGNDILLNSSLGASEEDKKMQEKVGIKVNLEKEIVQSYGTTVDSASVQLTLPESSSIFEEASQKGSAAVTLKTKNNQTLTSEQVLGIQRTVSAAVPNVASEDVAIIDTKNGVISEADTTKEEGSSAYKNEVDIQNAIGKNVKTDIEGTLSSIFALDNFRVNTSVTVNFDEIKQNTERYPNDGKVRSNQKDTSTDTSKGSTNTTESGTAANADVPNYTEENGGDTNTYTSEKSSETTNYELDSTIQEIKKHPALAKTNVVVWVDQQALNNNGVDMAEFTKAVGVSAGLTPNMATPEGAEEGATPTFEGTFQNGDVTIMPIQFLDNQTPVEKDTAKTPEPASKAWIWWLAGGLLFAIIAAGIIGYIIFLKRKEQLEEALEPEEVDYIPAEEAIVEPEDHPDFNFQTDAFHLSEPELKARKESLKNKLGEMAKEDPGRAAAVIQKWLNERQE from the coding sequence ATGGCAAAAATAAAAACAATGTATTCGAAATTGAAGAATTGGCACAAAGGCGCGATTTTTGTCGGCCTTTTTGTCGTAGTCACGGTCTTTTTACTCTATTTAAACACGCCAAAAACAGAAATTACCCTTTATAAAAATTTATCAGAAACAGGCCAACAGCAAGTCACCGACCAATTAGCAAAAATGGGTGTCGATTACACTGTTGATAAAAGCGGTAATATTTTAGTGGACGAAAAAGTGGAGACACTCGTACGCGATAAATTTGCTGATTTAGGTATTCCTTATACCGGTCAAGATGGCAACGATATTTTACTTAATAGTTCCCTTGGTGCCAGTGAAGAAGATAAAAAAATGCAAGAAAAAGTCGGAATAAAAGTCAATTTAGAAAAAGAAATTGTCCAAAGTTATGGAACAACAGTAGATAGTGCATCTGTTCAGTTAACGTTACCAGAATCGAGTTCGATTTTTGAAGAAGCTAGCCAAAAAGGAAGCGCCGCAGTCACGCTTAAAACAAAAAACAACCAGACACTGACGAGCGAACAAGTCCTTGGTATCCAGCGAACCGTAAGTGCAGCAGTACCAAACGTTGCTAGCGAAGATGTAGCCATAATTGACACGAAAAATGGCGTTATTTCAGAAGCAGACACAACAAAAGAAGAAGGCAGTTCCGCGTACAAAAATGAAGTAGATATCCAGAATGCTATCGGAAAAAACGTTAAAACCGATATTGAAGGCACACTTTCTAGCATTTTCGCTTTAGATAATTTTCGCGTCAATACAAGCGTTACTGTTAATTTTGATGAAATAAAACAAAACACTGAACGTTATCCAAATGACGGAAAAGTTCGCAGTAATCAAAAAGACACCTCGACTGACACATCGAAAGGTTCCACAAATACAACCGAATCAGGCACTGCTGCTAATGCTGATGTACCAAACTATACAGAAGAAAACGGCGGGGACACGAATACATACACCAGTGAAAAATCAAGCGAAACAACCAATTACGAATTAGATTCCACTATCCAAGAAATCAAAAAACATCCAGCACTTGCAAAAACCAATGTCGTTGTTTGGGTCGATCAACAAGCATTAAATAACAATGGTGTCGATATGGCTGAATTTACGAAAGCAGTGGGAGTTTCAGCTGGATTAACTCCAAATATGGCAACACCAGAAGGCGCCGAAGAAGGGGCTACTCCAACTTTTGAAGGTACTTTCCAAAACGGAGACGTAACCATCATGCCAATTCAGTTCTTAGATAACCAAACACCAGTAGAAAAAGACACCGCAAAAACACCTGAACCAGCAAGTAAAGCATGGATTTGGTGGCTAGCAGGTGGTTTACTATTTGCGATTATTGCTGCTGGAATCATTGGCTATATCATTTTCCTTAAACGTAAAGAGCAACTAGAAGAGGCACTCGAACCAGAAGAAGTAGATTACATCCCTGCCGAAGAAGCAATCGTCGAACCAGAGGATCATCCGGATTTCAATTTCCAAACAGATGCATTCCATTTATCTGAACCAGAACTGAAAGCTAGAAAAGAAAGCTTGAAAAATAAACTCGGTGAAATGGCCAAAGAAGATCCAGGGCGCGCCGCCGCAGTCATTCAAAAATGGCTGAATGAAAGGCAGGAATAA
- a CDS encoding flagellar motor switch protein FliG, whose protein sequence is MAETLKETLEDTMSEQETVTEEETSTDESTTLASESGISRREKAALIIWSLEEEIATEVVDLLPDASKQRLAREMAKMKEMDGGAVEEATKEFLGELELLSGGIAKLDREHLQRLFPDMTTEELNQLIYGVEAESRIGETALDILREIDDVDSLFTIISDESPQTIAMIASYMKPEEASKLLALLPEEKMINTVIGIASLEQFDSEVMQNVSNLLRIKLDTMSNSSLNKTDGIKNVANILNNVTRGLERTIFEYLDVQQAELSERIKEKMFMFEDIILLDNMTLQQVLAEIQDNNKIARALKNEKEELKEKILSCVSKNRRDMITEELEVLGPIRLSDVEQAQQDIANVVKNLEKDGKIVIQRGEQDVLI, encoded by the coding sequence ATGGCAGAAACACTAAAAGAAACCTTAGAAGATACAATGTCTGAGCAGGAAACAGTTACAGAAGAAGAAACGTCAACAGATGAATCCACAACGCTCGCATCAGAATCAGGTATTTCAAGACGTGAAAAAGCCGCTCTTATTATTTGGAGTCTAGAGGAAGAAATCGCGACAGAAGTAGTTGATTTATTACCAGATGCCTCCAAACAACGCCTCGCGCGTGAAATGGCTAAAATGAAAGAAATGGACGGGGGAGCTGTCGAAGAAGCAACCAAAGAATTTTTAGGCGAACTAGAACTTCTTTCCGGAGGCATTGCCAAACTTGACCGCGAACATTTACAACGCTTGTTCCCAGACATGACAACAGAAGAGCTCAACCAACTAATTTATGGCGTTGAAGCAGAATCCAGAATCGGCGAAACAGCACTAGATATTTTACGTGAAATTGACGATGTAGACTCGTTATTCACGATAATAAGCGATGAGTCTCCACAAACAATAGCGATGATTGCTTCCTACATGAAACCAGAAGAAGCCTCCAAATTACTCGCGCTTTTACCAGAAGAAAAAATGATTAATACCGTCATTGGCATCGCTAGCTTGGAGCAATTTGACAGTGAAGTAATGCAAAATGTATCGAATTTATTACGAATTAAACTAGATACAATGTCGAATAGTTCTCTAAATAAAACGGATGGAATTAAAAATGTCGCGAACATTCTAAATAACGTAACTCGTGGTCTAGAAAGGACGATTTTCGAGTATTTAGATGTCCAACAAGCCGAACTTTCCGAGCGAATCAAAGAGAAAATGTTTATGTTTGAAGATATTATCTTGCTCGATAATATGACGCTGCAACAAGTGCTTGCCGAAATTCAAGATAACAACAAAATCGCCCGTGCACTCAAAAACGAAAAAGAAGAACTCAAAGAAAAAATCTTATCTTGCGTATCGAAAAACCGCCGCGATATGATTACCGAAGAACTAGAAGTCTTAGGACCAATCAGACTTTCGGACGTGGAACAAGCACAACAAGATATTGCGAATGTCGTTAAAAACTTAGAAAAAGACGGAAAAATAGTTATCCAACGGGGGGAACAGGATGTCCTTATCTAA
- a CDS encoding FliH/SctL family protein, whose protein sequence is MSLSNPRIPKTDVTLSDVKMELIYLDEITETEEQGASYAKELEQLEHHQKELEKYQSSIEMEQQKLTNEKAKLAAERAEIAELKRQAEAAIEQQKVAWQQEKAEIYEIITDFLWDESIDLAEKIVHQAIDTRQIEVLPILTEVIQKLPVAFDKLNVTTHPETLKALKEENTGTKYDWLLENIHWNFDMRLDYGEFTVEEEKEYFDYRITEIFQTLHKQNAERKILGGDKA, encoded by the coding sequence ATGTCCTTATCTAATCCGCGAATCCCGAAAACAGATGTTACCTTATCCGATGTGAAAATGGAACTGATTTATTTAGATGAGATTACAGAAACAGAAGAACAGGGAGCCTCATATGCAAAAGAACTCGAACAACTGGAACACCATCAAAAAGAGCTTGAAAAATATCAATCAAGTATTGAAATGGAACAACAGAAATTAACCAACGAAAAAGCGAAATTAGCCGCAGAACGAGCAGAAATCGCTGAACTAAAAAGACAAGCAGAAGCAGCAATCGAGCAACAAAAAGTAGCATGGCAACAAGAAAAAGCAGAAATTTATGAGATAATAACCGATTTTCTTTGGGATGAAAGCATAGATCTTGCCGAAAAAATCGTCCATCAAGCCATCGACACCCGTCAAATCGAAGTCTTACCAATACTAACAGAAGTTATTCAGAAACTCCCGGTTGCATTCGATAAGCTAAACGTCACGACGCATCCAGAAACATTAAAGGCATTAAAAGAAGAAAACACGGGAACAAAATATGACTGGCTACTAGAAAACATTCACTGGAATTTTGATATGAGACTCGATTACGGGGAATTCACAGTAGAAGAAGAAAAAGAATACTTTGACTACCGAATCACCGAAATTTTCCAGACGCTCCATAAACAAAATGCTGAAAGGAAAATTCTAGGAGGCGATAAAGCGTGA
- the fliI gene encoding flagellar protein export ATPase FliI — translation MNWSPKNSVWQDLKNTVPYIQKGKIHTVQEQMYISKGPQVKIGDTVMVGENKVLCEVISIEKENNMLLPFNQSDKVAYGDWVYVTDTKITIPADEFLLGKVLNASGEILNEEAGTAKYKQKMPLEAPPIHAFNRAEITETLETGIKAIDGMLTIGIGQKIGIFAGSGVGKSTLLGMIARNAKADINVIGLVGERGREVKDFLRKDLGVEGLSKSVIVAATSDESHLMQLRAAKLATSIAEHFRDQGKTVLLMMDSVTRFADARRSVDIAVKDLPIGGKTLLMESYMKKLLERSGKTKRGSITGIYTVLVDGDDMNGPVPDLARGILDGHIVLTRDLATKNHYPAIDVLSSVSRVMEEIVPESQWETASKIREWMSIYQENELYFKLGTIEQTSDNAAIFTSKEKSYFIHQFLKQLRDESVTLEETNQLMETLI, via the coding sequence GTGAACTGGTCGCCAAAAAATAGTGTGTGGCAAGACTTGAAAAACACTGTCCCATACATTCAAAAAGGGAAAATTCATACTGTTCAAGAACAAATGTATATTTCAAAAGGTCCGCAAGTGAAAATTGGTGATACGGTCATGGTTGGTGAAAACAAAGTTCTTTGCGAAGTTATTTCCATCGAAAAAGAAAACAATATGCTATTGCCATTTAATCAAAGCGATAAAGTGGCATATGGCGATTGGGTTTACGTAACGGATACCAAAATCACCATTCCAGCAGACGAATTTTTACTTGGAAAAGTGCTAAATGCTTCTGGAGAAATTTTAAACGAAGAGGCTGGCACGGCAAAATATAAGCAAAAAATGCCACTGGAAGCACCACCAATTCATGCATTTAATCGTGCAGAAATTACCGAAACACTTGAAACTGGTATAAAAGCAATTGATGGCATGTTAACCATTGGTATTGGTCAAAAAATTGGTATTTTTGCCGGATCCGGTGTCGGGAAATCGACTTTGCTAGGGATGATAGCTAGAAACGCAAAAGCTGATATTAATGTTATCGGATTAGTTGGCGAGCGGGGCAGGGAAGTAAAGGATTTCTTGCGGAAAGATCTCGGCGTGGAAGGACTGAGCAAAAGCGTTATCGTTGCAGCTACTTCTGATGAAAGTCACTTAATGCAATTACGAGCTGCTAAACTTGCTACATCCATTGCAGAACATTTCCGCGATCAAGGAAAGACCGTTTTGTTAATGATGGACTCTGTAACACGTTTTGCTGATGCCCGAAGAAGTGTTGATATCGCTGTGAAAGATTTACCAATTGGTGGAAAAACATTATTGATGGAATCTTATATGAAAAAATTACTTGAACGTTCCGGAAAAACAAAACGAGGCTCGATCACAGGTATTTATACAGTTCTCGTTGATGGCGATGATATGAACGGACCAGTACCCGATTTAGCTCGAGGAATTTTAGATGGGCATATTGTCTTAACCAGAGACTTAGCAACAAAAAATCATTATCCAGCAATTGATGTTCTTAGTTCTGTTAGTCGGGTAATGGAAGAAATCGTTCCCGAAAGCCAGTGGGAAACGGCCTCGAAAATTCGCGAATGGATGAGTATTTACCAAGAAAATGAACTCTATTTCAAACTCGGAACCATCGAACAAACGAGCGATAATGCCGCCATTTTTACAAGTAAAGAAAAATCATATTTTATTCATCAATTTTTGAAACAGTTACGTGATGAAAGTGTCACGCTCGAAGAAACAAATCAATTGATGGAAACTTTAATATAA